In Desulfovibrio sp. UCD-KL4C, a single genomic region encodes these proteins:
- a CDS encoding methyl-accepting chemotaxis protein yields MFKNLSIGGRFLVLLAIMFLFIVLSGAMFFMQTQEISEYGVDEIQKVMLTEQKAKIQVATRTIALSLGEELQDVPTLNEKIEFIRKAIDKIRFEKDKSGYFFVYKGTVNVVLPTKKSAQGKDLGKVKDKDGVYFVQELNRAAQNGGGFVAYVFDKPGKGIQPKLGYAEMIPGTNMWIGTGVYIDNIEEAKAEIKGVMIKQAESGTIKIAMIVGAVLVFFVLPLCLFMTRSIVRPLNESTKAATKVASGDLDVKLDPQGKNEISTLQNALNSMVVTLSSNLEHIKAKSTEAEEQTRVAKLAAKEANEARSAAEGAKKEGMLTAATKLESVLNNIVDISKNVEKSTHEIMTGSDFQKQCIAETAAAMEEMTATVLEVARNASETNQDTEETKNKASEGHQVVLGTIESMVGIQKQTNDLGELMDKLNVQSTDIGNVIGVINDIADQTNLLALNAAIEAARAGEAGRGFAVVADEVRKLAEKTIGATDEVEKSIALIQQLSKQNISGMQSAVTAISGATDHSRASGDVLSQIVELAGNAAGQVQSIATAAEEQSATSEEINRSIAEIDSMTEDNAKNSMRAAEAAKDLSGEVDALVALVEELRT; encoded by the coding sequence ATGTTTAAAAATTTATCAATTGGTGGCAGATTTCTTGTACTGCTGGCAATTATGTTCTTATTTATAGTCTTGAGCGGTGCAATGTTTTTTATGCAGACTCAAGAAATTTCAGAGTACGGAGTCGATGAGATTCAAAAAGTTATGCTAACTGAGCAGAAAGCTAAAATTCAGGTTGCGACTAGGACAATTGCATTATCTCTTGGGGAAGAGTTGCAAGATGTTCCTACTCTTAATGAAAAAATAGAATTTATAAGAAAAGCAATTGATAAAATCAGGTTTGAAAAAGATAAATCAGGATATTTCTTTGTTTATAAGGGAACCGTTAATGTTGTTTTACCAACGAAAAAATCCGCGCAAGGAAAAGATTTAGGAAAAGTTAAAGATAAAGACGGTGTCTATTTTGTTCAGGAATTAAATCGCGCCGCTCAAAACGGTGGCGGATTTGTAGCGTATGTTTTTGATAAACCAGGAAAGGGGATTCAGCCTAAGCTTGGCTATGCGGAAATGATTCCAGGTACCAACATGTGGATTGGAACAGGGGTCTATATTGATAATATTGAGGAAGCTAAAGCCGAAATTAAAGGTGTTATGATAAAACAAGCTGAATCAGGTACAATTAAAATTGCGATGATCGTCGGTGCTGTTTTAGTCTTTTTTGTTTTACCGCTTTGTCTGTTCATGACACGTTCTATTGTACGTCCTCTCAATGAATCTACCAAGGCTGCAACTAAAGTTGCTTCCGGTGATCTTGACGTTAAGCTGGACCCACAAGGTAAAAATGAAATTTCTACCCTGCAGAATGCTTTAAATTCCATGGTTGTGACTCTTTCATCTAATCTTGAGCATATTAAAGCGAAGAGCACTGAAGCTGAGGAGCAGACTCGTGTTGCCAAATTGGCTGCCAAGGAAGCTAACGAAGCTCGTTCTGCAGCTGAAGGTGCGAAGAAAGAAGGGATGCTTACAGCTGCTACCAAGCTCGAATCTGTTTTGAATAATATTGTAGATATTTCTAAAAATGTTGAAAAGAGTACTCATGAAATAATGACAGGTAGTGATTTCCAAAAGCAGTGTATTGCTGAAACTGCCGCTGCGATGGAAGAAATGACAGCTACTGTTTTAGAAGTTGCCAGAAATGCTTCTGAAACAAATCAAGACACAGAAGAGACAAAGAATAAAGCATCCGAAGGACACCAAGTTGTTCTAGGGACCATTGAGTCAATGGTTGGCATTCAAAAGCAGACTAATGACCTTGGCGAGTTGATGGATAAACTTAATGTTCAATCAACTGATATTGGAAATGTTATTGGTGTAATTAACGATATTGCTGATCAGACTAATTTATTAGCCCTTAATGCTGCAATTGAGGCTGCAAGAGCCGGTGAAGCCGGACGAGGTTTCGCTGTTGTTGCTGATGAAGTCCGTAAATTGGCTGAAAAGACTATTGGTGCAACAGATGAAGTCGAGAAAAGTATCGCCTTGATTCAGCAGCTATCTAAGCAGAATATTTCCGGTATGCAGAGTGCCGTCACCGCAATTAGCGGAGCTACGGACCATTCAAGGGCTTCAGGAGATGTTCTGTCTCAAATTGTTGAGCTCGCCGGTAACGCAGCGGGACAGGTTCAATCCATAGCCACCGCCGCGGAAGAACAGTCTGCAACGTCTGAAGAGATTAACCGTAGTATAGCTGAGATTGATTCTATGACTGAAGATAATGCAAAAAACAGTATGCGTGCAGCAGAGGCTGCAAAAGATCTTTCCGGTGAAGTCGACGCGCTAGTTGCTCTTGTTGAAGAATTACGTACGTAA
- the ldhH gene encoding L-lactate dehydrogenase (quinone) large subunit LdhH translates to MQDAKSFKEYKSQIDEALGNDFLRTAMDNFAVAYRTGRANAFANIDDKALIKDIADAKDCAAQNIDELYAKFKEEAEKKGAVVHLAKDAQEANEIIGRIALEEKCKSIVKSKSMTAEETLLNHHLEDLDLQVIETDLGEWIIQLRHEGPSHMVMPAIHLSRHQVSDLFTDVTGKKQDDDIQKLVKVARRELRQKFTQADMGISGGNFAIAESGTVGVVTNEGNARLVTTLPRVHVALMGLDKLTPKLHDALRVLKALPRNATGQALTSYVTWVTGANECATAVDSTKKVHFVFLDNGRRALAKDPLFSQVLRCVRCGACANVCPVYRMVGGHKMGHIYIGAIGLILTYFFHGTDKAKNLVQNCINCGACKEICAGGIDLPGLIKEIHARIQDEEGHPLTSALLGKMMKNRKLFHKFLRIAKHAQKPVAGKDGFIRHLPMIFAPNHDFRALPTVAKVPFRDMWDKVKPAKVANPKHKVAIFSGCVQDFVYPEQSVATVESMRGKDIGLEFPMDQSCCGLPLQMMGEKEACKDVAIQNMEAFENSDCEYILTMCASCASHLKHNYPKMLGHDPKYAVRVQEFADKVIDYSSFMNDVIGVSEDDFLDSKGKKVTYHAPCHLCRGLEVKEAPRELMLKAGLDYIECAEEEVCCGFGGTYSVKFPKVSAQLLSKKMNNIKETGADILLTDCPGCVMQLRGGAKKNGLNVEVHHISELISERRK, encoded by the coding sequence ATGCAGGACGCTAAAAGTTTTAAAGAGTACAAATCGCAGATCGACGAGGCTTTAGGAAATGATTTCTTGCGTACAGCAATGGATAATTTTGCTGTTGCTTACCGCACCGGTCGAGCCAATGCTTTTGCAAATATAGATGATAAGGCATTAATTAAAGATATTGCAGATGCAAAAGATTGTGCTGCTCAGAATATCGATGAGCTTTATGCTAAGTTCAAAGAAGAAGCTGAAAAGAAAGGCGCAGTAGTTCATTTAGCTAAAGATGCTCAAGAAGCAAATGAAATAATCGGTCGCATTGCTCTTGAAGAAAAGTGTAAGTCTATAGTTAAGTCTAAGTCTATGACTGCTGAGGAAACTCTTCTCAATCATCATCTTGAAGATCTTGATCTTCAAGTTATTGAGACTGACCTTGGTGAGTGGATCATTCAGCTCCGTCATGAAGGCCCAAGCCACATGGTTATGCCTGCTATTCATCTTTCTCGTCATCAAGTAAGTGATTTGTTTACTGATGTTACCGGTAAAAAACAGGATGACGATATTCAGAAGCTTGTAAAAGTTGCCCGTCGTGAACTTCGCCAGAAATTCACTCAAGCTGACATGGGTATCTCAGGTGGTAACTTCGCAATTGCTGAAAGCGGAACAGTCGGAGTTGTTACTAACGAAGGTAACGCAAGACTTGTTACAACATTACCTCGTGTTCATGTCGCGTTGATGGGACTTGATAAACTTACTCCTAAATTGCATGACGCTTTGCGTGTTCTAAAAGCTCTGCCTCGTAATGCTACAGGTCAGGCTCTCACTTCTTATGTTACCTGGGTAACAGGTGCTAACGAGTGTGCAACTGCTGTAGACAGCACAAAGAAAGTTCACTTTGTTTTCCTCGATAACGGCAGACGTGCTCTTGCAAAAGATCCTTTGTTTTCACAGGTTTTGCGCTGCGTTCGTTGCGGTGCATGTGCCAATGTCTGTCCTGTCTACCGCATGGTCGGCGGACACAAAATGGGGCATATCTATATCGGAGCCATTGGCCTTATTCTTACTTATTTCTTCCATGGAACTGATAAAGCTAAAAATCTTGTTCAGAACTGTATTAACTGTGGAGCTTGTAAAGAAATTTGTGCAGGCGGTATAGACCTTCCAGGTCTGATCAAAGAAATTCACGCTAGAATTCAGGATGAAGAAGGCCATCCTCTTACTTCTGCATTGCTTGGTAAGATGATGAAAAACCGTAAGTTGTTCCACAAGTTCTTGCGCATCGCAAAGCATGCACAGAAACCTGTGGCAGGTAAAGATGGATTCATTCGTCACCTTCCAATGATTTTTGCTCCTAATCATGACTTCAGAGCTCTCCCAACTGTTGCGAAAGTTCCTTTCCGTGACATGTGGGATAAGGTTAAACCTGCAAAGGTTGCTAATCCTAAGCATAAAGTAGCTATATTCTCCGGTTGTGTGCAGGACTTTGTTTACCCTGAGCAGTCTGTAGCCACAGTTGAAAGTATGAGAGGAAAGGACATCGGACTTGAGTTCCCTATGGATCAGTCCTGCTGTGGACTTCCATTGCAGATGATGGGCGAAAAAGAAGCATGTAAAGATGTCGCAATTCAGAATATGGAAGCTTTCGAAAACTCTGATTGTGAATACATTCTGACCATGTGTGCCTCCTGTGCGTCTCATCTCAAGCACAACTATCCAAAAATGCTTGGACATGATCCTAAATACGCTGTTCGCGTTCAGGAATTTGCTGATAAAGTTATCGATTACAGTTCCTTTATGAACGATGTTATCGGTGTCAGCGAAGATGACTTCCTTGATTCAAAGGGTAAAAAAGTTACTTACCATGCTCCTTGTCACTTGTGCAGAGGGCTAGAAGTAAAAGAAGCTCCTCGTGAGCTGATGTTAAAAGCCGGCCTCGACTACATTGAGTGTGCTGAAGAAGAAGTCTGTTGTGGATTTGGTGGAACGTATTCAGTTAAGTTCCCTAAAGTTTCTGCACAGCTACTTTCTAAGAAAATGAACAATATCAAAGAAACAGGCGCAGATATTCTACTTACTGATTGCCCAGGTTGCGTAATGCAGCTGCGTGGTGGCGCTAAGAAGAATGGACTTAATGTTGAAGTTCATCACATATCTGAACTGATCTCTGAACGTAGAAAATAG
- a CDS encoding lactate utilization protein: MTVDNGNVKLFTEKAGIAGAAVSEVSSLEEAFQYTMDLCGKKEACKLLVSGCEEGLSSKAGELCETKNGKTIAAPALSKKQFSSLGKLCSENGFVLLKDGLRKHLGGIDIGFSFVDHGIAETGSLVLNCRSEELRLATMVSEIHVAVLPKSKIVADSYDLESYMEECMKNADYTSFITGPSRTADIERVLAVGVHGPLELHILLLEGV, translated from the coding sequence ATGACAGTCGACAATGGAAATGTCAAACTTTTCACTGAAAAAGCTGGAATAGCGGGTGCCGCTGTTTCAGAAGTGTCCTCTCTTGAAGAGGCGTTTCAGTATACAATGGATCTATGTGGCAAGAAAGAAGCTTGTAAACTTCTTGTTTCAGGTTGCGAAGAAGGACTTTCCTCTAAAGCCGGTGAGCTTTGCGAAACAAAAAACGGAAAAACCATAGCCGCACCTGCTCTTAGTAAAAAACAGTTTTCTTCTTTGGGAAAACTCTGTTCAGAGAATGGTTTTGTTCTACTAAAAGACGGACTGCGTAAACACCTTGGCGGAATTGACATTGGTTTTTCCTTTGTTGATCACGGTATAGCTGAAACTGGTAGTCTTGTACTTAACTGTCGCAGTGAAGAATTGAGACTTGCAACTATGGTCAGTGAAATTCATGTTGCTGTTCTTCCAAAATCTAAGATTGTCGCTGATTCTTATGACTTAGAATCTTACATGGAAGAATGCATGAAAAATGCAGATTATACATCTTTTATTACCGGGCCAAGTCGTACAGCAGATATTGAACGTGTTCTTGCTGTTGGTGTACATGGACCGCTGGAACTTCATATTCTTCTTCTGGAGGGCGTATAA
- a CDS encoding acetate kinase — MKILVINAGSSSIKYQLLDMEAANPLASGIVERIGDDMGSLTHKAFLGTPKEFKEAIECPFPTHKEGMHEVVRLLTDPEKGVIKDSSEIAGIGHRIVHGGELFSTPVEVTEEVLQGIRDCIPLAPLHNPGHVIGIEVATELFPGVRQVVVFDTAFHQTMEPKAFMYGIPYEYYEEFGLRRYGAHGTSHKYVAREAAKVLGKPLEECNLVTVHLGNGASLSAVKNGKCIDTSMGLTPLGGIIMGTRCGDIDPAVVGFISDKKDMSATDVVKMLTNESGLKGICGSNDLRDIHSRIEKGDERAELALDMATHRVRQFIGSYFFELGKVDAIIFTAGIGENDPVYRANSCSNLENFGIIIDSEKNLNWDRTPSAISADNSPVKVLVIATNEELEIANDTVAVLGL, encoded by the coding sequence ATGAAGATATTAGTTATTAACGCAGGTAGTTCATCAATCAAATATCAGCTTCTTGATATGGAAGCAGCAAATCCTCTTGCTTCAGGTATTGTAGAGCGTATCGGCGACGATATGGGTAGCCTTACCCACAAAGCATTTCTTGGAACTCCTAAAGAGTTTAAAGAAGCTATTGAATGCCCATTCCCTACTCATAAAGAGGGAATGCATGAAGTTGTCAGACTTCTTACCGATCCTGAAAAAGGTGTTATTAAAGATAGTTCCGAAATTGCCGGAATCGGTCATAGAATCGTGCATGGTGGAGAACTTTTCTCTACACCTGTTGAAGTTACTGAAGAAGTTCTTCAGGGAATTAGAGATTGTATTCCTTTGGCTCCTTTGCACAACCCCGGACATGTCATCGGGATTGAAGTTGCAACTGAACTTTTCCCAGGTGTAAGACAGGTTGTCGTTTTTGATACTGCTTTCCATCAGACAATGGAACCTAAAGCATTTATGTACGGTATCCCTTACGAATATTATGAAGAATTCGGTCTTCGTCGTTACGGAGCACACGGAACTTCACATAAATATGTTGCTCGTGAAGCTGCTAAAGTTCTCGGTAAACCTCTTGAAGAGTGCAATCTTGTTACTGTTCATCTTGGTAACGGAGCTTCTCTTTCCGCTGTTAAAAACGGAAAATGCATAGATACTTCCATGGGATTAACTCCTCTTGGTGGTATTATCATGGGAACACGCTGCGGTGATATCGATCCCGCTGTTGTCGGTTTTATCTCTGATAAAAAAGATATGAGTGCTACTGACGTTGTTAAAATGCTTACCAACGAAAGTGGACTTAAAGGTATTTGCGGTTCTAACGATCTTCGCGATATTCATTCCCGTATTGAAAAGGGTGATGAGCGTGCAGAATTGGCTCTTGATATGGCAACTCACAGAGTTCGTCAGTTCATCGGTTCTTATTTCTTCGAACTCGGCAAAGTAGATGCAATTATCTTTACAGCCGGTATCGGTGAAAATGATCCTGTATACAGAGCAAACTCTTGTTCAAACCTCGAAAACTTTGGAATCATTATAGATTCTGAGAAAAACTTGAACTGGGATAGAACTCCATCAGCAATTAGTGCCGATAACAGTCCTGTTAAAGTTTTAGTTATTGCAACAAATGAAGAGCTAGAAATTGCTAACGATACTGTTGCAGTTCTTGGATTGTAG